In Musa acuminata AAA Group cultivar baxijiao chromosome BXJ2-8, Cavendish_Baxijiao_AAA, whole genome shotgun sequence, one genomic interval encodes:
- the LOC103993713 gene encoding guanosine deaminase isoform X2 has translation MEEAQVVESKDGTISVASAFAGHHEAVQDRDHKFLSKAVEEAYCGVECGHGGPFGAVVVRNDEIVVGCHNMVLKDTDPTAHAEVTAIREACKKLGKIELDDCEIYASCEPCPMCFGAIHLSRIKRLVYGAKAEAAIAIGFDDFIADALRGTGFYQKAHLEIKQADGNGAIIAEQIFEKTKEKFQMY, from the exons ATGGAGGAGGCGCAAG TGGTGGAGTCAAAAGATGGGACCATCTCTGTGGCTTCTGCATTCGCTGGTCACCATGAAG CTGTTCAAGATAGAGACCATAAGTTTTTATCAAAAGCTGTTGAAGAGGCATACTGTGGAGTTGAATGCGGTCATGGAGGCCCATTTGGTGCAGTTGTTGTTCGTAACGATGAGATAGTTGTTGGTTGCCACAACATGGTGCTGAAGGACACAGATCCTACTGCTCATGCTGAAGTGACCGCAATAAGGGAG GCTTGCAAAAAGCTTGGGAAAATCGAACTTGATGATTGTGAGATATATGCTTCCTGTGAGCCTTGTCCAATGTGCTTTGGAGCAATTCATCTTTCACGAATTAAG AGGCTGGTATATGGTGCAAAGGCAGAGGCTGCCATAGCTATTGGATTCGACGATTTCATCGCTGATGCTCTGAGAGGTACTGGGTTCTATCAGAAGGCTCATCTGGAGATCAAACAAGCCGATGGCAACGGAGCGATCATCGCTGAACAAATATTCGAGAAAACCAAGGAGAAGTTTCAGATGTACTAA
- the LOC135618781 gene encoding probable polygalacturonase, with amino-acid sequence MKRSAALLEILTILAIIGESSWAALPASYCKEMGSSTYRPHSVSVTEFGAVGDGITLNTKAFQNAIFYLHSFADKGGAQLFVPAGKWLTGSFSLISHLTLSLDKDAVIIGSMDSSDWPVIDPLPSYGRGRELPGGRHQSLIHGSNLTDVIITGGNGTVDGQGCVWWEWFNNHTLNYTRPHLIELMYSKGVVISNLTFINSPFWAIHPVYCSQVLVQNVTILAPPDSPNTDGIDPDSSDNVCIEDCYISTGDDLIVIKSGWDEYGISFARPSSNISIRHIVGEANSGAGIALGSEMSGGISNVRAEDICLFNSLYGIRIKTSPGRGGYVRHIHISNVIMTNVKTAIGITGRYGEHPDENYDPNALPVIDMITIEDVSGTVIKHAGTLEGIKGDNFNSICLSNVHLNVTSKHPWKCSYIEGFSNLVTPELCESLRNPYQSSVCYTANHFDCCNLVQAA; translated from the exons ATGAAGAGATCTGCAGCT CTACTCGAGATTCTTACGATTCTTGCAATTATCGGTGAGTCCTCATGGGCTGCCTTGCCTGCCTCATACTGCAAGGAGATGGGATCAAGCACGTACCGACCACACAGTGTCAGTGTAACAGAGTTTGGTGCCGTAGGTGATGGCATCACGCTAAATACCAAAGCATTTCAGAATGCTATCTTTTATCTCCATTCTTTCGCTGATAAGGGTGGGGCGCAGCTCTTTGTGCCTGCTGGAAAGTGGCTGACGGGGAGTTTTAGTCTCATAAGCCATCTCACTTTATCGCTGGACAAGGATGCAGTAATAATTGGATCCATG GATTCTTCTGATTGGCCAGTCATTGATCCATTGCCTTCATATGGCCGAGGCAGGGAGCTACCTGGTGGAAGGCATCAAAGCCTTATACATGGTTCCAACTTGACAGACGTAATAATAACAg GTGGCAATGGGACTGTCGATGGCCAAGGCTGTGTTTGGTGGGAGTGGTTTAACAACCACACTCTGAACTATACTCGACCGCATCTCATAGAACTGATGTATTCAAAAGGAGTGGTTATCTCAAATCTTACTTTCATCAACTCACCATTTTGGGCCATCCACCCTGTATATTGCAG CCAAGTGCTCGTCCAGAATGTCACAATTCTTGCTCCACCTGATTCACCAAACACAGATGGGATCGATCCCG ATTCATCTGACAATGTCTGCATCGAAGATTGTTACATCAGCACCGGTGACGATCTCATTGTTATCAAAAGTGGATGGGATGAATATGGCATCTCCTTTGCTCGACCAAGCTCCAACATCAGCATCCGGCACATTGTTGGCGAGGCCAATTCAGGTGCAGGCATTGCCTTAGGAAGCGAGATGTCTGGCGGCATATCAAATGTGCGGGCAGAGGACATCTGTCTCTTCAACTCATTGTATGGCATCAGGATAAAAACGTCCCCAGGGCGCGGTGGGTATGTTCGGCACATACACATCTCCAATGTCATCATGACCAATGTCAAGACAGCGATCGGGATAACGGGACGGTATGGTGAGCATCCAGACGAGAACTACGATCCAAATGCACTTCCAGTTATAGACATGATCACCATCGAAGATGTTTCGGGAACAGTTATCAAGCATGCTGGCACATTAGAGGGAATCAAGGGGGATAACTTCAACAGCATTTGCTTGTCCAATGTCCACCTTAATGTGACTTCAAAGCATCCATGGAAGTGTTCCTACATCGAAGGCTTTTCGAACCTAGTCACTCCAGAATTATGTGAATCACTCAGAAACCCCTACCAATCATCAGTTTGCTATACTGCTAACCATTTCGACTGCTGCAATCTGGTCCAAGCTGCCTGA
- the LOC103993713 gene encoding guanosine deaminase isoform X1 — protein MGVSMSFVVESKDGTISVASAFAGHHEAVQDRDHKFLSKAVEEAYCGVECGHGGPFGAVVVRNDEIVVGCHNMVLKDTDPTAHAEVTAIREACKKLGKIELDDCEIYASCEPCPMCFGAIHLSRIKRLVYGAKAEAAIAIGFDDFIADALRGTGFYQKAHLEIKQADGNGAIIAEQIFEKTKEKFQMY, from the exons ATGGGCGTCTCCATGTCTTTTG TGGTGGAGTCAAAAGATGGGACCATCTCTGTGGCTTCTGCATTCGCTGGTCACCATGAAG CTGTTCAAGATAGAGACCATAAGTTTTTATCAAAAGCTGTTGAAGAGGCATACTGTGGAGTTGAATGCGGTCATGGAGGCCCATTTGGTGCAGTTGTTGTTCGTAACGATGAGATAGTTGTTGGTTGCCACAACATGGTGCTGAAGGACACAGATCCTACTGCTCATGCTGAAGTGACCGCAATAAGGGAG GCTTGCAAAAAGCTTGGGAAAATCGAACTTGATGATTGTGAGATATATGCTTCCTGTGAGCCTTGTCCAATGTGCTTTGGAGCAATTCATCTTTCACGAATTAAG AGGCTGGTATATGGTGCAAAGGCAGAGGCTGCCATAGCTATTGGATTCGACGATTTCATCGCTGATGCTCTGAGAGGTACTGGGTTCTATCAGAAGGCTCATCTGGAGATCAAACAAGCCGATGGCAACGGAGCGATCATCGCTGAACAAATATTCGAGAAAACCAAGGAGAAGTTTCAGATGTACTAA
- the LOC135618460 gene encoding agamous-like MADS-box protein AGL80: MARSKVRLSWIVNDSTRRATLKKRRKGLLKKVEELSILCGVDACAVVYAPNEHQPQMWPPPPDTARIIARFRKLPEIERTRKMINQESFLHQRVSKLVEQLRRLHRENHEIGITKLMFEGLRGRDFDDLCLEDASALTWMVETKLRMIYEKREEVSKRLAMPPPQPQAGAALSATATETQQMPPAQPPAPPPPTGWSNPVNHGQQAVEAVQQPTWVTDVMVNWSQQDSDNLLVDLTTTWPATLFH, translated from the coding sequence ATGGCTAGGAGCAAGGTTAGGCTATCGTGGATTGTCAACGACTCCACACGCCGCGCCACCCTGAAGAAGCGGCGCAAGGGGCTGTTGAAGAAGGTGGAGGAGCTGAGCATTCTGTGCGGGGTGGACGCGTGCGCGGTGGTGTACGCGCCGAACGAGCACCAGCCGCAGATGTGGCCGCCCCCCCCGGACACGGCCCGGATAATAGCGCGCTTCAGGAAACTTCCGGAGATCGAGCGCACCAGAAAAATGATCAACCAGGAGTCCTTCCTCCACCAGCGGGTCTCCAAGCTGGTGGAGCAGCTGCGCCGGCTGCATCGCGAGAACCATGAAATCGGGATAACCAAGCTGATGTTCGAGGGGCTCCGAGGCCGCGATTTCGACGACCTGTGCCTCGAGGACGCCTCTGCCCTCACCTGGATGGTGGAGACCAAGCTGCGAATGATAtacgagaagagggaggaggtctCCAAGCGGCTGGCCATGCCCCCGCCGCAGCCGCAGGCTGGCGCGGCTCTTTCAGCCACCGCCACTGAGACGCAGCAGATGCCACCGGCCCAGCCACCGGCCCCGCCACCACCCACGGGGTGGAGCAACCCGGTGAACCATGGACAGCAGGCGGTGGAGGCGGTCCAGCAGCCGACCTGGGTCACGGACGTGATGGTTAACTGGTCGCAGCAGGACAGCGataatttgcttgtggatctcaccACCACATGGCCGGCGACCCTGTTCCACTGA